Proteins encoded by one window of Scatophagus argus isolate fScaArg1 chromosome 8, fScaArg1.pri, whole genome shotgun sequence:
- the LOC124062707 gene encoding NACHT, LRR and PYD domains-containing protein 12-like isoform X6 — protein sequence MSGFVEEEEDRAESPVSSCLSMKSDWSKGRPPDLSDEPGPSDTKVQSIRQRDESPVSSCLSMKSDWSKGRPPDLSDEPGPSDTKRQKMSCFLCQDVLKDPVSASCGHWFCRQCSSSYWDQSGSPADSSCPQCGHRSRTGCGQQKASQSSSVQTDPGLQEVTEEHKLSLKTRCERVTEGSETGSGTLLNRIYTELYITEGQSEDVDTQHEVRQLETTSKMKTLHETPIRCQDIFKASPEQQTIRVVLTNGVAGVGKTFSVQKFTLDWAEGLENQDVSLVVLLSFRELNLIRDEQHSLLTLLHVFHPALQKLTAEQLAVCKLLFIFDGLDESRLSLDFKNIEVVSDVGQKSSVNVLLANLIEGNLLPSALVWITSRPAAANQIPPSRVDRVTEVRGFTDEQKEEYFRRRFSDEDLSSRIISHIKTSRSLHIMCQIPVFCWITATVLEDMLTTDQRGELPKTLTDLYSHFLLVQTKRKKQKYDEGHETSPQELMEADREVLLKLGRLAFEHLETGNIMFYQEDLERCGLDAKKALVYSGVCTEIFRRERVIFQKTVYCFVHLSIQEFLAAVYMFHCYTNRNTQVLEPFLGKKHADSTLDVFLMGAMIKSLKSENGHLDLFVRFLHGLSLKSNQRLLGGLLGQTDSSPEAIQRAITNLKEKNTDNISPDRSINIFHCLMEMNDHSVHQDIQEFLKSENKLKKKLSLIHCSALAYMLQMSEEVLDELDLRKYKASDKGRLRLIPAVRNCRKAVLRWCSLSEISCASLASALKSNPSHLRHLDLSYNNLQDSGVELLSAGLESPHCRLETLGLQSCRLSEISCASLASALKSNPSHLRELDLSYNNLQDSGVELLSAGLESPHCRLETLRLDWCSLSEISCASLVSALKSNPSHLRHLDLSHNKLQDSGVKLLSAGLESPHCRLETLRLRGCSLSEISCAPLASALKSNPSHLRELDLSDNKLQDSGVELLCAGLESPHCRLETLRWKWSVSEQKGGVQLSPDDPESLKQQQLMGGEENFISTD from the exons ACGCCAGAAGATgagctgttttctgtgtcagGACGTCCTGAAGGATCCAGTCTCTGCCAGCTGTGGACACTGGTTCTGCAGACAGTGTAGCAGCTCATACTGGGACCAGTCTGGTTCACCTGCAGACTCGTCCTGTCCCCAGTGTGGACACAGATCCAGGACAGGATGTGGACAGCAGAAGGCCAGTCAGAGCAGCTCTGTCCAAA caGATCCTGGTCTGCAGGAGGTGACAGAAGAACATAAACTCAGTCTGAAGACGAGATGTGAGCGTGTGACTGAAGgaagtgaaacaggaagtgggacCCTCCTCAACAGGATCTACACTgagctctacatcacagagggTCAGAGTGAAGACGTTGATACCCAACATGAGGTCAGGCAGCTTGAGACGACTTCCAAGATGAAGACCCTCCATGAGACTCCGATCAGGTGCCAggacatctttaaagcctcacctgAACAACAGACCATCAGAGTCGTTCTGACCAACGGCGTCGCTGGTGTTGGAAAAACCTTCTCAGTgcagaagttcactctggactgggcgGAGGGCCTGGAAAACCAGGATGTCAGTCTGGTGGTTCTGCTGTCGTTCAGGGAGCTGAACTTGATCAGAGATGAGCAGCACAGTCTTCTCACGCTGCTCCATGTTTTCCATCCAGCATTACAGAagctcacagcagagcagctggctgTCTGTAAACTTCTGTTCATCTTTGATGGCCTGGATGAAAGCAGACTTTCACTGGATTTCAAGAACATTGAGGTTGTGTCTGATGTCGGACAGAAGTCATCAGTCAACGTGCTGCTGGCAAACCTCATCGAggggaatctgcttccctcGGCCCTCGTCTGGATAACGTCCAGACCCGCAGCGgccaatcagatccctcctTCACGTGTTGACAGGGTGACAGAAGTACGAGGTTTCACTGAcgagcagaaggaggagtacttcaggaGGAGGTTCAGTGATGAAGATCTGTCCAGCAGAATCATCTCACACATCAAGACATCCAGgagcctccacatcatgtgtcaaatcccagtcttctgctggatcacggctacagttctggaggacATGTTGACTACAgaccagagaggagagctgcccaagaccctgactgaCTTGTACTCACACTTCCTGCTGGtccagacaaagaggaagaagcagaagtaTGATGAAGGACATGAGACGAGCCCacaggagctgatggaggctgacAGAGAGGTTCTTCTGAAGCTGGGCAGGCTGGCGTTTGAACATCTGGAGACAGGAAACATCATGTTCTACCAAGAAGACCTGGAGCGATGTGGTCTGGATGCCAAGAAGGCCTTGGTGTACTCAGGAGTTTGTACAGAGATCTTCAGAAGAGAGCGTGTGATCTTCCAGAAAACAGTCTACTGCTTTGTTCATCTGAGCattcaggagtttctggctgcagTCTACATGTTCCactgttacaccaacaggaacacACAGGTTCTGGAGCCTTTCCTGGGGAAAAAACATGCCGATTCAACCCTGGATGTCTTCTTGATGGGAGCAATGATAAAATCCcttaaaagtgaaaatggcCATCTGGACCTGTTTGTTCGCTTCCTTCATGGCCTTTCTCTGAAGTCCAACCAGAGACTCTTAGGAGGCCTGCTgggtcagacagacagcagtccAGAAGCCATCCAGAGAGCCATCACCAACCTGAAGGAGAAGAACACAGATAACATCTCTCCTGACAGAAGCATCAACATCTTCCACTGTCTGATGGAGATGAACGACCACTCAGTGCATCAGGACATCCAAGAGTTTCTGAAGTCAGagaacaaactgaagaagaagctCTCTCTGATCCACTGCTCAGCTCTGGCCTACATGCTGCAGATGTCAGAGGAGGTTCTGGATGAGTTGGACCTGAGGAAGTACAAAGCATCAGATAAAGGACGACTGAGACTGATTCCAGCTGTGAGGAACTGCAGGAAGGCTGT aCTGAGGTGGTGCAGTCTGTCAGAGATCAGCTGtgcttctctggcctcagctctgaagtccaacccctcccatctgagacACCTGGACCTGAGTTACAACAACCTGCAGGActcaggagtggagctgctgtctgctggactggagaGTCCACACTGTAGACTGGAGACTCTGGG aTTACAGAGCTGCAGGTTGTCAGAGATCAGCTGtgcttctctggcctcagctctgaagtccaacccctcccatctgagagagctggacctgagttacaacaacctgcaggactcaggagtggagctgctgtctgctggactggagaGTCCACACTGTAGACTGGAGACTCTGAG ACTGGACTGGTGCAGTCTGTCAGAGATCAGCTGTGCTTCTCTGGTCTCAGCGCTGAAgtccaacccctcccatctgagacACCTGGACCTGAGCCACAACAAGCTGCAGGactcaggagtgaagctgctgtctgctggactggagaGTCCACACTGTAGACTGGAGACTCTGAG ACTGAGAGGCTGCAGTCTGTCAGAGATCAGCTGTGCtcctctggcctcagctctgaagtccaacccctcccatctgagagagctggacctgagtgacaacaagctgcaggactcaggagtggagctgctgtgtgctggaCTGGAGAGTCCACACTGTAGACTGGAGACTCTGAG GTGGAAGTGGAGTGTGAGTGAGCAGAAAGGTGGTGTTCAGCTGAGTCCTGATGATCCAGAGAGcttgaagcagcagcagcttatgGGTGGAGAGGAGAACTTCATCAGCACCGACTGA
- the LOC124062707 gene encoding NLR family CARD domain-containing protein 3-like isoform X11, with translation MSGFVEEEEDRAESPVSSCLSMKSDWSKGRPPDLSDEPGPSDTKVQSIRQRDESPVSSCLSMKSDWSKGRPPDLSDEPGPSDTKRQKMSCFLCQDVLKDPVSASCGHWFCRQCSSSYWDQSGSPADSSCPQCGHRSRTGCGQQKASQSSSVQTDPGLQEVTEEHKLSLKTRCERVTEGSETGSGTLLNRIYTELYITEGQSEDVDTQHEVRQLETTSKMKTLHETPIRCQDIFKASPEQQTIRVVLTNGVAGVGKTFSVQKFTLDWAEGLENQDVSLVVLLSFRELNLIRDEQHSLLTLLHVFHPALQKLTAEQLAVCKLLFIFDGLDESRLSLDFKNIEVVSDVGQKSSVNVLLANLIEGNLLPSALVWITSRPAAANQIPPSRVDRVTEVRGFTDEQKEEYFRRRFSDEDLSSRIISHIKTSRSLHIMCQIPVFCWITATVLEDMLTTDQRGELPKTLTDLYSHFLLVQTKRKKQKYDEGHETSPQELMEADREVLLKLGRLAFEHLETGNIMFYQEDLERCGLDAKKALVYSGVCTEIFRRERVIFQKTVYCFVHLSIQEFLAAVYMFHCYTNRNTQVLEPFLGKKHADSTLDVFLMGAMIKSLKSENGHLDLFVRFLHGLSLKSNQRLLGGLLGQTDSSPEAIQRAITNLKEKNTDNISPDRSINIFHCLMEMNDHSVHQDIQEFLKSENKLKKKLSLIHCSALAYMLQMSEEVLDELDLRKYKASDKGRLRLIPAVRNCRKAVLRWCSLSEISCASLASALKSNPSHLRHLDLSYNNLQDSGVELLSAGLESPHCRLETLGLRGCSLSEISCAPLASALKSNPSHLRELDLSDNKLQDSGVELLCAGLESPHCRLETLRLQSCSLSEISCAPLASALKSNSSHLRLLELSHNKLQDSEVKLLHKLKKSPHCRLETLRWKWSVSEQKGGVQLSPDDPESLKQQQLMGGEENFISTD, from the exons ACGCCAGAAGATgagctgttttctgtgtcagGACGTCCTGAAGGATCCAGTCTCTGCCAGCTGTGGACACTGGTTCTGCAGACAGTGTAGCAGCTCATACTGGGACCAGTCTGGTTCACCTGCAGACTCGTCCTGTCCCCAGTGTGGACACAGATCCAGGACAGGATGTGGACAGCAGAAGGCCAGTCAGAGCAGCTCTGTCCAAA caGATCCTGGTCTGCAGGAGGTGACAGAAGAACATAAACTCAGTCTGAAGACGAGATGTGAGCGTGTGACTGAAGgaagtgaaacaggaagtgggacCCTCCTCAACAGGATCTACACTgagctctacatcacagagggTCAGAGTGAAGACGTTGATACCCAACATGAGGTCAGGCAGCTTGAGACGACTTCCAAGATGAAGACCCTCCATGAGACTCCGATCAGGTGCCAggacatctttaaagcctcacctgAACAACAGACCATCAGAGTCGTTCTGACCAACGGCGTCGCTGGTGTTGGAAAAACCTTCTCAGTgcagaagttcactctggactgggcgGAGGGCCTGGAAAACCAGGATGTCAGTCTGGTGGTTCTGCTGTCGTTCAGGGAGCTGAACTTGATCAGAGATGAGCAGCACAGTCTTCTCACGCTGCTCCATGTTTTCCATCCAGCATTACAGAagctcacagcagagcagctggctgTCTGTAAACTTCTGTTCATCTTTGATGGCCTGGATGAAAGCAGACTTTCACTGGATTTCAAGAACATTGAGGTTGTGTCTGATGTCGGACAGAAGTCATCAGTCAACGTGCTGCTGGCAAACCTCATCGAggggaatctgcttccctcGGCCCTCGTCTGGATAACGTCCAGACCCGCAGCGgccaatcagatccctcctTCACGTGTTGACAGGGTGACAGAAGTACGAGGTTTCACTGAcgagcagaaggaggagtacttcaggaGGAGGTTCAGTGATGAAGATCTGTCCAGCAGAATCATCTCACACATCAAGACATCCAGgagcctccacatcatgtgtcaaatcccagtcttctgctggatcacggctacagttctggaggacATGTTGACTACAgaccagagaggagagctgcccaagaccctgactgaCTTGTACTCACACTTCCTGCTGGtccagacaaagaggaagaagcagaagtaTGATGAAGGACATGAGACGAGCCCacaggagctgatggaggctgacAGAGAGGTTCTTCTGAAGCTGGGCAGGCTGGCGTTTGAACATCTGGAGACAGGAAACATCATGTTCTACCAAGAAGACCTGGAGCGATGTGGTCTGGATGCCAAGAAGGCCTTGGTGTACTCAGGAGTTTGTACAGAGATCTTCAGAAGAGAGCGTGTGATCTTCCAGAAAACAGTCTACTGCTTTGTTCATCTGAGCattcaggagtttctggctgcagTCTACATGTTCCactgttacaccaacaggaacacACAGGTTCTGGAGCCTTTCCTGGGGAAAAAACATGCCGATTCAACCCTGGATGTCTTCTTGATGGGAGCAATGATAAAATCCcttaaaagtgaaaatggcCATCTGGACCTGTTTGTTCGCTTCCTTCATGGCCTTTCTCTGAAGTCCAACCAGAGACTCTTAGGAGGCCTGCTgggtcagacagacagcagtccAGAAGCCATCCAGAGAGCCATCACCAACCTGAAGGAGAAGAACACAGATAACATCTCTCCTGACAGAAGCATCAACATCTTCCACTGTCTGATGGAGATGAACGACCACTCAGTGCATCAGGACATCCAAGAGTTTCTGAAGTCAGagaacaaactgaagaagaagctCTCTCTGATCCACTGCTCAGCTCTGGCCTACATGCTGCAGATGTCAGAGGAGGTTCTGGATGAGTTGGACCTGAGGAAGTACAAAGCATCAGATAAAGGACGACTGAGACTGATTCCAGCTGTGAGGAACTGCAGGAAGGCTGT aCTGAGGTGGTGCAGTCTGTCAGAGATCAGCTGtgcttctctggcctcagctctgaagtccaacccctcccatctgagacACCTGGACCTGAGTTACAACAACCTGCAGGActcaggagtggagctgctgtctgctggactggagaGTCCACACTGTAGACTGGAGACTCTGGG ACTGAGAGGCTGCAGTCTGTCAGAGATCAGCTGTGCtcctctggcctcagctctgaagtccaacccctcccatctgagagagctggacctgagtgacaacaagctgcaggactcaggagtggagctgctgtgtgctggaCTGGAGAGTCCACACTGTAGACTGGAGACTCTGAG attacagagctgcagtctgtcagagatcagctgtgctcctctggcctcagctctAAAGTCCAACTCCTCCCATCTGAGACTCCTGGAGCTGAGCCACAACAAGCTGCAGGACTCAGAAGTGAAGCTGCTGCATAAACTGAAGAAGAGTCCACACTGCAGACTGGAGACTCTGAG GTGGAAGTGGAGTGTGAGTGAGCAGAAAGGTGGTGTTCAGCTGAGTCCTGATGATCCAGAGAGcttgaagcagcagcagcttatgGGTGGAGAGGAGAACTTCATCAGCACCGACTGA
- the LOC124062707 gene encoding NACHT, LRR and PYD domains-containing protein 12-like isoform X3, which yields MSGFVEEEEDRAESPVSSCLSMKSDWSKGRPPDLSDEPGPSDTKVQSIRQRDESPVSSCLSMKSDWSKGRPPDLSDEPGPSDTKRQKMSCFLCQDVLKDPVSASCGHWFCRQCSSSYWDQSGSPADSSCPQCGHRSRTGCGQQKASQSSSVQNPGLQEVTEEHKLSLKTRCERVTEGSETGSGTLLNRIYTELYITEGQSEDVDTQHEVRQLETTSKMKTLHETPIRCQDIFKASPEQQTIRVVLTNGVAGVGKTFSVQKFTLDWAEGLENQDVSLVVLLSFRELNLIRDEQHSLLTLLHVFHPALQKLTAEQLAVCKLLFIFDGLDESRLSLDFKNIEVVSDVGQKSSVNVLLANLIEGNLLPSALVWITSRPAAANQIPPSRVDRVTEVRGFTDEQKEEYFRRRFSDEDLSSRIISHIKTSRSLHIMCQIPVFCWITATVLEDMLTTDQRGELPKTLTDLYSHFLLVQTKRKKQKYDEGHETSPQELMEADREVLLKLGRLAFEHLETGNIMFYQEDLERCGLDAKKALVYSGVCTEIFRRERVIFQKTVYCFVHLSIQEFLAAVYMFHCYTNRNTQVLEPFLGKKHADSTLDVFLMGAMIKSLKSENGHLDLFVRFLHGLSLKSNQRLLGGLLGQTDSSPEAIQRAITNLKEKNTDNISPDRSINIFHCLMEMNDHSVHQDIQEFLKSENKLKKKLSLIHCSALAYMLQMSEEVLDELDLRKYKASDKGRLRLIPAVRNCRKAVLRWCSLSEISCASLASALKSNPSHLRHLDLSYNNLQDSGVELLSAGLESPHCRLETLGLQSCRLSEISCASLASALKSNPSHLRELDLSYNNLQDSGVELLSAGLESPHCRLETLRLDWCSLSEISCASLVSALKSNPSHLRHLDLSHNKLQDSGVKLLSAGLESPHCRLETLRLRGCSLSEISCAPLASALKSNPSHLRELDLSDNKLQDSGVELLCAGLESPHCRLETLRLQSCSLSEISCAPLASALKSNSSHLRLLELSHNKLQDSEVKLLHKLKKSPHCRLETLRWKWSVSEQKGGVQLSPDDPESLKQQQLMGGEENFISTD from the exons ACGCCAGAAGATgagctgttttctgtgtcagGACGTCCTGAAGGATCCAGTCTCTGCCAGCTGTGGACACTGGTTCTGCAGACAGTGTAGCAGCTCATACTGGGACCAGTCTGGTTCACCTGCAGACTCGTCCTGTCCCCAGTGTGGACACAGATCCAGGACAGGATGTGGACAGCAGAAGGCCAGTCAGAGCAGCTCTGTCCAAA ATCCTGGTCTGCAGGAGGTGACAGAAGAACATAAACTCAGTCTGAAGACGAGATGTGAGCGTGTGACTGAAGgaagtgaaacaggaagtgggacCCTCCTCAACAGGATCTACACTgagctctacatcacagagggTCAGAGTGAAGACGTTGATACCCAACATGAGGTCAGGCAGCTTGAGACGACTTCCAAGATGAAGACCCTCCATGAGACTCCGATCAGGTGCCAggacatctttaaagcctcacctgAACAACAGACCATCAGAGTCGTTCTGACCAACGGCGTCGCTGGTGTTGGAAAAACCTTCTCAGTgcagaagttcactctggactgggcgGAGGGCCTGGAAAACCAGGATGTCAGTCTGGTGGTTCTGCTGTCGTTCAGGGAGCTGAACTTGATCAGAGATGAGCAGCACAGTCTTCTCACGCTGCTCCATGTTTTCCATCCAGCATTACAGAagctcacagcagagcagctggctgTCTGTAAACTTCTGTTCATCTTTGATGGCCTGGATGAAAGCAGACTTTCACTGGATTTCAAGAACATTGAGGTTGTGTCTGATGTCGGACAGAAGTCATCAGTCAACGTGCTGCTGGCAAACCTCATCGAggggaatctgcttccctcGGCCCTCGTCTGGATAACGTCCAGACCCGCAGCGgccaatcagatccctcctTCACGTGTTGACAGGGTGACAGAAGTACGAGGTTTCACTGAcgagcagaaggaggagtacttcaggaGGAGGTTCAGTGATGAAGATCTGTCCAGCAGAATCATCTCACACATCAAGACATCCAGgagcctccacatcatgtgtcaaatcccagtcttctgctggatcacggctacagttctggaggacATGTTGACTACAgaccagagaggagagctgcccaagaccctgactgaCTTGTACTCACACTTCCTGCTGGtccagacaaagaggaagaagcagaagtaTGATGAAGGACATGAGACGAGCCCacaggagctgatggaggctgacAGAGAGGTTCTTCTGAAGCTGGGCAGGCTGGCGTTTGAACATCTGGAGACAGGAAACATCATGTTCTACCAAGAAGACCTGGAGCGATGTGGTCTGGATGCCAAGAAGGCCTTGGTGTACTCAGGAGTTTGTACAGAGATCTTCAGAAGAGAGCGTGTGATCTTCCAGAAAACAGTCTACTGCTTTGTTCATCTGAGCattcaggagtttctggctgcagTCTACATGTTCCactgttacaccaacaggaacacACAGGTTCTGGAGCCTTTCCTGGGGAAAAAACATGCCGATTCAACCCTGGATGTCTTCTTGATGGGAGCAATGATAAAATCCcttaaaagtgaaaatggcCATCTGGACCTGTTTGTTCGCTTCCTTCATGGCCTTTCTCTGAAGTCCAACCAGAGACTCTTAGGAGGCCTGCTgggtcagacagacagcagtccAGAAGCCATCCAGAGAGCCATCACCAACCTGAAGGAGAAGAACACAGATAACATCTCTCCTGACAGAAGCATCAACATCTTCCACTGTCTGATGGAGATGAACGACCACTCAGTGCATCAGGACATCCAAGAGTTTCTGAAGTCAGagaacaaactgaagaagaagctCTCTCTGATCCACTGCTCAGCTCTGGCCTACATGCTGCAGATGTCAGAGGAGGTTCTGGATGAGTTGGACCTGAGGAAGTACAAAGCATCAGATAAAGGACGACTGAGACTGATTCCAGCTGTGAGGAACTGCAGGAAGGCTGT aCTGAGGTGGTGCAGTCTGTCAGAGATCAGCTGtgcttctctggcctcagctctgaagtccaacccctcccatctgagacACCTGGACCTGAGTTACAACAACCTGCAGGActcaggagtggagctgctgtctgctggactggagaGTCCACACTGTAGACTGGAGACTCTGGG aTTACAGAGCTGCAGGTTGTCAGAGATCAGCTGtgcttctctggcctcagctctgaagtccaacccctcccatctgagagagctggacctgagttacaacaacctgcaggactcaggagtggagctgctgtctgctggactggagaGTCCACACTGTAGACTGGAGACTCTGAG ACTGGACTGGTGCAGTCTGTCAGAGATCAGCTGTGCTTCTCTGGTCTCAGCGCTGAAgtccaacccctcccatctgagacACCTGGACCTGAGCCACAACAAGCTGCAGGactcaggagtgaagctgctgtctgctggactggagaGTCCACACTGTAGACTGGAGACTCTGAG ACTGAGAGGCTGCAGTCTGTCAGAGATCAGCTGTGCtcctctggcctcagctctgaagtccaacccctcccatctgagagagctggacctgagtgacaacaagctgcaggactcaggagtggagctgctgtgtgctggaCTGGAGAGTCCACACTGTAGACTGGAGACTCTGAG attacagagctgcagtctgtcagagatcagctgtgctcctctggcctcagctctAAAGTCCAACTCCTCCCATCTGAGACTCCTGGAGCTGAGCCACAACAAGCTGCAGGACTCAGAAGTGAAGCTGCTGCATAAACTGAAGAAGAGTCCACACTGCAGACTGGAGACTCTGAG GTGGAAGTGGAGTGTGAGTGAGCAGAAAGGTGGTGTTCAGCTGAGTCCTGATGATCCAGAGAGcttgaagcagcagcagcttatgGGTGGAGAGGAGAACTTCATCAGCACCGACTGA